In Amycolatopsis endophytica, the following are encoded in one genomic region:
- a CDS encoding beta-N-acetylhexosaminidase translates to MRRSLAGLLGATALVLTALTQPAVASQQATANHPATRALADVIPAPASAKADPRAGFRLTPATAIEADRGARQVADYLAGVLRPSTGYRLPVVSRTKAPSIALELGPTAQVGDQGYQLSVARDGVTLRANTSDGLFAGVQTLRQLLPAKIESRQVQRGPWTLPGGEITDYPRFGYRGAMLDVARHFFSVDEVKRYIDQIAQYKINRLHLHLADDQGWRIEIKSWPRLATYGGSTEVGGGPGGYYTQDQYADLVAYAASRHMTVIPEIDMPGHTNAALASYPELNCDGVAPPLYTGIEVGFSSFCVNKDITYEFLDDVIGELAALTPGQYLHIGGDEAHSTTPEDYRKFMDRVLPIVAKHGKLAQGWHEIAQTNLPVSAVPQFWDTDGVDAGTTAAAAAGNKILMSPANKAYIDQKYDENSPLGLHWAGYSEVDDSYDWDPSTAVQGVGESSVAGVEAPLWSETLTDSDDIEFMAFPRLPGIAEIGWSPKSTHDWAAYRERLAQQAPRWEVQGIDFYRSPQVDWR, encoded by the coding sequence ATGCGCAGATCCCTGGCGGGACTGCTCGGCGCAACCGCGCTCGTGCTGACCGCCCTCACCCAACCCGCCGTGGCGAGCCAGCAGGCCACCGCCAACCACCCGGCCACCCGTGCGCTGGCCGACGTCATCCCGGCGCCGGCGTCGGCGAAGGCCGATCCGAGGGCCGGCTTCCGGCTGACCCCCGCCACCGCGATCGAGGCGGACCGCGGCGCCCGGCAGGTGGCCGACTACCTCGCGGGCGTGCTGCGGCCGTCGACCGGGTACCGCCTGCCGGTCGTCAGCCGCACCAAGGCACCCTCGATCGCACTCGAACTCGGACCGACCGCGCAGGTCGGCGACCAGGGCTACCAGCTGTCGGTCGCCCGCGACGGCGTGACCCTGCGCGCGAACACCAGCGACGGCCTGTTCGCGGGAGTGCAGACGCTGCGCCAGCTGCTGCCCGCGAAGATCGAATCGCGACAGGTCCAGCGTGGCCCGTGGACCCTGCCGGGTGGCGAGATCACCGACTACCCGCGCTTCGGCTACCGCGGCGCGATGCTCGACGTGGCACGGCATTTCTTCTCGGTCGACGAGGTCAAGCGGTACATCGACCAGATCGCGCAGTACAAGATCAACCGGCTGCACCTGCACCTGGCCGACGACCAGGGCTGGCGCATCGAGATCAAGAGCTGGCCGCGACTGGCCACCTACGGCGGCAGCACCGAGGTCGGCGGCGGTCCCGGCGGGTACTACACGCAGGACCAGTACGCGGACCTGGTCGCCTACGCCGCCTCCCGGCACATGACGGTGATCCCGGAGATCGACATGCCGGGGCACACCAACGCCGCGCTCGCCTCCTACCCGGAGCTGAACTGCGACGGGGTCGCCCCGCCGCTCTACACCGGTATCGAGGTCGGGTTCAGCTCGTTCTGCGTGAACAAGGACATCACCTACGAGTTCCTCGACGACGTGATCGGCGAGCTGGCCGCCCTGACCCCGGGGCAGTACCTGCACATCGGCGGCGACGAGGCCCACTCGACGACGCCCGAGGACTACCGGAAGTTCATGGACCGGGTGCTGCCGATCGTGGCGAAGCACGGCAAGCTCGCGCAGGGCTGGCACGAGATCGCCCAGACGAACCTGCCGGTGTCCGCGGTGCCGCAGTTCTGGGACACCGACGGTGTGGACGCCGGTACGACCGCCGCGGCCGCGGCGGGCAACAAGATCCTGATGTCTCCCGCGAACAAGGCCTACATCGACCAGAAGTACGACGAGAACAGCCCGCTCGGCCTGCACTGGGCCGGGTACAGCGAGGTCGACGACTCCTACGACTGGGACCCGTCGACGGCCGTGCAGGGGGTCGGCGAATCATCCGTCGCCGGCGTCGAGGCTCCACTGTGGTCGGAGACCCTGACCGACAGCGACGACATCGAGTTCATGGCCTTCCCGCGCCTGCCCGGTATCGCGGAGATCGGCTGGTCGCCGAAGTCCACCCACGACTGGGCCGCTTACCGCGAACGGCTGGCGCAGCAGGCGCCGCGATGGGAGGTGCAGGGAATCGACTTCTACCGGTCACCCCAGGTCGACTGGCGGTAG
- a CDS encoding PH domain-containing protein yields the protein MNGEWNRLNARMLAVHPVQEVVRLLPVLIGVLFIGRGGQGQIWSLVGLGLAIAAGLLRWFTTTYQITADHVRVRRGLLSRKELSVPRDRIRTVDLTSRPLQRILGLSRVVIGTGRADRTGSEGVTLDSLATAEASRLREELLHRRTEPTAGLVDVLAELQPSWVRFGPFTLSGIAAIGVVVGSLANLFNEVRLDEDDFGMLQSFLGRVASAPVWVLVIGLVVLTAVLVSVLSVVAYVLAFWNFRLARGEGTLRVTRGLLTTRQTTIELRRLRGAEISEPLLLRAAKGARCSAITTGLRGEHSSSVLLPPAPRPVAHRVVSDVLDDPAASSDELTRHGPRAHLRRYTRAFLFATGVTAALVVLWRLADWPAWPWQVALVLFPAGALLAEDRYRNLGHALTGGKLVFRQGSLVRRRQVLSTDGVIGWVFHRSFFQRRAGLLSLTATTAAGRQHYTGVDIPATEAVALADAAEPGLLEPFLIRR from the coding sequence GTGAACGGCGAGTGGAACCGCCTGAACGCGCGCATGCTCGCGGTCCACCCGGTCCAAGAGGTCGTGCGACTGCTGCCCGTGCTGATCGGTGTGCTGTTCATCGGCCGCGGCGGGCAGGGCCAGATCTGGAGTCTCGTCGGCCTGGGCCTGGCGATCGCGGCCGGCTTGCTGCGCTGGTTCACCACGACCTACCAGATCACCGCCGACCACGTCCGCGTGCGGCGCGGCCTGCTCAGCCGCAAGGAACTGTCCGTGCCGCGGGACCGGATCCGCACGGTGGACCTGACTTCCCGTCCCCTGCAACGGATTCTCGGACTGAGCCGGGTCGTGATCGGCACCGGGCGCGCCGACCGGACGGGGTCGGAGGGTGTCACGCTCGACTCGCTGGCGACGGCGGAGGCGTCGCGGTTGCGCGAAGAGCTGCTGCACCGGCGCACCGAGCCGACCGCGGGGCTGGTCGACGTGCTGGCCGAACTGCAGCCGTCGTGGGTGCGGTTCGGTCCGTTCACGCTGTCCGGGATCGCCGCGATCGGTGTCGTGGTCGGGTCGCTGGCCAACCTGTTCAACGAGGTGCGCCTCGACGAGGACGATTTCGGGATGCTCCAGTCGTTTCTGGGGCGGGTCGCGTCGGCGCCGGTGTGGGTCCTGGTGATCGGGCTGGTGGTGCTGACCGCGGTGCTGGTGTCCGTGTTGTCGGTGGTCGCGTACGTCCTCGCGTTCTGGAACTTCCGGCTGGCGCGCGGCGAGGGCACGCTGCGGGTGACGCGTGGCCTGCTCACCACCCGGCAGACCACGATCGAACTGCGCCGTCTGCGCGGGGCCGAGATCAGCGAACCGCTGCTGCTGCGGGCCGCGAAAGGCGCACGGTGCTCGGCGATCACGACGGGGCTGCGCGGTGAGCACAGCAGTTCGGTGCTGCTGCCGCCCGCGCCACGGCCGGTGGCGCATCGCGTCGTGAGCGATGTCCTGGACGACCCGGCGGCTTCGTCGGACGAGCTGACCAGGCACGGCCCGCGGGCTCACCTCCGCCGGTACACCAGGGCGTTTCTGTTCGCGACGGGGGTGACGGCAGCGCTCGTGGTGCTGTGGCGGCTCGCGGACTGGCCGGCGTGGCCGTGGCAGGTCGCGCTCGTCCTGTTCCCGGCCGGCGCGCTGCTGGCCGAGGACCGCTACCGCAACCTCGGGCACGCGCTGACCGGCGGGAAACTGGTGTTCCGGCAGGGCAGCCTGGTGCGGCGGCGGCAGGTGCTGTCGACGGACGGTGTGATCGGCTGGGTGTTCCACCGGTCGTTCTTCCAGCGGCGCGCGGGACTCCTGTCGCTGACCGCGACCACGGCGGCGGGCAGGCAGCACTACACGGGTGTCGACATTCCGGCGACGGAAGCGGTCGCACTGGCGGACGCCGCGGAACCGGGCCTGCTGGAGCCGTTCCTGATCCGGCGGTAG
- a CDS encoding class I SAM-dependent DNA methyltransferase, which produces MTDFLERARDSYDRVAESYASFVRPRFAADAVGRGMLGAFAELVTGPVADVGCGPGHVTAHLDGLGTDVFGVDLSPEMVAVARRTYPHLRFDVGSMTALDLPDGELGGIVAWWSIFHVPPAVLPAVLAGFARTLAPDGHLLIGFHAGNAQLHPEAAYGQPVNYDAYLLPPDHVAKLLKRAGFDLTARVDLAGTKHPQAILLARKGTAARSPMPHS; this is translated from the coding sequence GTTCGTCCGGCCGAGGTTCGCGGCGGACGCGGTGGGCCGCGGGATGCTGGGCGCCTTCGCCGAGCTGGTCACCGGTCCGGTGGCCGACGTCGGCTGCGGCCCCGGCCACGTGACGGCGCATCTGGACGGCCTGGGCACCGACGTGTTCGGTGTCGACTTGTCGCCCGAGATGGTCGCGGTCGCCCGCCGCACCTATCCGCACCTGCGGTTCGACGTGGGCTCCATGACAGCGCTCGACCTGCCCGACGGCGAGCTGGGCGGGATCGTCGCGTGGTGGTCGATTTTCCACGTGCCGCCCGCCGTGCTGCCGGCGGTGCTGGCCGGTTTCGCCCGCACACTGGCTCCCGACGGCCATCTGCTGATCGGCTTCCACGCCGGGAATGCCCAGTTGCACCCCGAGGCAGCCTACGGCCAGCCCGTGAACTACGACGCCTACCTGCTTCCACCCGACCACGTCGCGAAACTGCTCAAACGCGCCGGTTTCGACCTCACCGCACGCGTCGACCTGGCCGGCACGAAACACCCCCAGGCGATCCTCCTCGCCCGAAAGGGCACCGCCGCGCGTTCCCCAATGCCACATTCGTAA
- a CDS encoding SGNH/GDSL hydrolase family protein has protein sequence MGYQRFVAVGDSCAEGLHDPYPGTNIFRGWADLAAATLAADDPAFRYANLAVRGRRLDQIIVEQIPSALDLQPDLVALFGGANDVMTRTYRAEVVAKRVDAAIRMLTRNTPTVVVFTLSDISGRVPGLLRIRRRLEALNEAIHTSAARYGAQVVDLWGEEAVDDLRYFGPDRLHLSEYGHRRLAAHLLTRLGVDYEPAWLEPLPGDPLRPGLRGHVGWVWREVLPVMATRTRNWFTGRSPGDGFAPKRPDLLPVIADELALWKTIPGNA, from the coding sequence ATGGGCTACCAGAGGTTCGTCGCCGTGGGCGACAGCTGCGCCGAGGGACTCCACGACCCCTACCCCGGCACCAACATCTTCCGGGGCTGGGCCGACCTCGCCGCCGCCACACTGGCCGCGGACGATCCGGCGTTCCGCTACGCCAACCTGGCCGTGCGCGGCCGTCGCCTGGACCAGATCATCGTCGAGCAGATCCCGTCGGCGCTGGACCTCCAGCCGGACCTGGTGGCGCTCTTCGGCGGCGCCAACGACGTCATGACCCGCACGTACCGCGCGGAGGTCGTCGCGAAACGGGTGGACGCGGCGATCCGGATGCTCACCCGGAACACGCCCACCGTCGTCGTCTTCACCCTCAGCGACATCTCCGGCCGGGTGCCGGGCCTGCTGCGCATCCGCCGCCGCCTGGAGGCGCTCAACGAGGCCATCCACACCTCGGCGGCCAGGTACGGCGCCCAGGTGGTCGACCTGTGGGGTGAGGAGGCGGTCGACGACCTGCGGTACTTCGGCCCTGACCGGCTGCACCTGTCCGAGTACGGCCACCGCAGGCTCGCCGCGCACCTGCTGACCCGGCTGGGCGTCGACTACGAGCCGGCGTGGCTCGAACCGTTGCCCGGTGATCCGCTGCGCCCCGGCCTGCGCGGGCACGTCGGCTGGGTGTGGCGGGAGGTGCTGCCGGTGATGGCAACACGCACGCGCAACTGGTTCACCGGCCGTTCCCCCGGCGACGGCTTCGCGCCGAAGCGCCCCGACCTGCTGCCCGTCATCGCCGACGAGTTGGCCCTGTGGAAAACGATCCCCGGCAACGCCTGA
- a CDS encoding TetR/AcrR family transcriptional regulator: MENDPRQRLIGSAVAVLTSEGVEAVTLRRIAREAGVSHGAPLRHFAGRSELLAAVAASGFAELHRRAADLPENGPQQRLLTACRRYLDFALENPAMFELMFRPDLIDVRDPGLARVSGAVFEQFLDLVTRAQEVGWRRGTASRPLAASLWAALHGLAALWLRGGLASAAESADVEHTLAVTLNTYLRP; encoded by the coding sequence GTGGAAAACGATCCCCGGCAACGCCTGATCGGCAGCGCCGTCGCCGTTCTCACGAGCGAGGGCGTCGAAGCCGTGACCCTCCGCCGGATCGCGCGCGAGGCAGGCGTTTCGCACGGCGCTCCGCTGCGGCACTTCGCCGGGCGATCCGAACTGCTCGCGGCCGTGGCGGCGTCCGGATTCGCGGAACTGCACCGGCGCGCCGCCGACCTGCCGGAAAACGGTCCGCAGCAACGGTTGCTGACCGCGTGCCGTCGTTACCTCGACTTCGCGCTGGAAAACCCGGCGATGTTCGAGCTGATGTTCCGGCCCGACCTGATCGACGTGCGGGACCCCGGGCTGGCGAGGGTGAGCGGCGCGGTGTTCGAGCAGTTCCTGGACCTCGTGACCCGGGCTCAGGAGGTCGGCTGGCGCCGGGGAACGGCGTCTCGCCCGCTGGCCGCGTCACTGTGGGCGGCGCTGCACGGCCTCGCGGCACTGTGGCTGCGCGGCGGACTCGCGTCGGCCGCCGAGTCCGCCGATGTGGAGCACACGCTCGCCGTCACGCTCAACACGTACCTGCGGCCGTGA
- a CDS encoding propionyl-CoA synthetase, producing MGRHAEEHQRSLTDPEGFWLDAAKAIDWTREPSQALDSSRAPLFRWFPDGELNTSYNALDRHVERGRGEQPALMWDSPVTGVKRAYTYSALRDEVARFAGALRSLGVGKGDRVIIYLPMVPEAVVAMLACARIGAVHSVVFGGFAPKELAARIEDAKPKVIVAASCGIEPNRVVEYKPIIDEALAVTEHQPDRVVVLQREAAAATLGERDTDWQELIADATPVGPVPVAATDPLYILYTSGTTGKPKGVVRDTGGHAVALAWSMGAVYDIQPGDIWWTASDVGWVVGHSYIVYAPLLIGATTVMYEGKPVGTPDAGAFWRVLSEHKAKALFTAPTALRAIKRVDPEARELAKYDMSAFRTLFMAGERLDPETLNWAADKLGVPVIDHWWQTETGWPIAANPRGLEPMPVKPGSATKPAPGYDVRILDQAGNPLPAGQEGAICLKLPMPPGTLPTPWGDDERYVEAYLSRYDGYYLTGDSGYLDEDGYLFVMGRTDDVINVAGHRLSTGSMEAVLAAHPAVAECAVIGVRDELKGQLPHGLVVLKSGVDVDEDDLRAELVAAVRRDIGPVAAFRHVSIVDALPKTRSGKILRKTMRGLAEGRDEPVPSTIEDASVLDSLRTILRDS from the coding sequence ATGGGCCGTCACGCGGAGGAACACCAGCGCAGCCTGACCGACCCGGAGGGGTTCTGGCTGGACGCGGCCAAGGCGATCGACTGGACTCGCGAACCGTCCCAGGCTCTGGACTCGTCGAGGGCCCCACTCTTCCGCTGGTTTCCGGACGGTGAGCTGAACACTTCCTACAACGCGCTCGACCGGCACGTCGAGCGCGGTCGCGGCGAGCAGCCCGCGCTGATGTGGGACTCGCCGGTGACCGGCGTCAAGCGCGCCTACACCTACTCCGCGCTGCGGGACGAGGTCGCCCGCTTTGCCGGAGCGCTGCGCTCGCTCGGGGTCGGCAAGGGCGATCGGGTGATCATCTACCTGCCGATGGTGCCCGAAGCGGTGGTGGCGATGCTCGCCTGCGCCCGGATCGGCGCCGTGCACTCCGTGGTGTTCGGCGGGTTCGCGCCGAAGGAGCTGGCGGCACGCATCGAGGACGCGAAGCCGAAGGTGATCGTGGCCGCGTCCTGCGGCATCGAGCCGAACCGGGTGGTCGAGTACAAGCCGATCATCGACGAGGCTCTCGCCGTCACGGAGCACCAGCCGGACCGGGTTGTCGTGCTCCAGCGCGAAGCGGCGGCGGCGACGCTGGGCGAGCGCGACACCGACTGGCAGGAGCTGATCGCGGACGCCACTCCGGTGGGCCCGGTGCCGGTGGCCGCCACCGATCCGCTCTACATCCTCTACACCTCCGGCACGACCGGAAAACCGAAGGGCGTCGTGCGCGACACCGGCGGGCACGCGGTGGCGCTCGCGTGGTCGATGGGCGCGGTGTACGACATCCAGCCCGGCGACATCTGGTGGACCGCCTCCGACGTCGGCTGGGTCGTCGGGCACTCCTACATCGTCTACGCACCGCTGCTGATCGGCGCGACGACGGTGATGTACGAAGGCAAACCGGTCGGCACCCCGGACGCGGGCGCGTTCTGGCGCGTCCTCAGCGAGCACAAGGCCAAAGCCCTTTTCACGGCACCGACCGCGCTGCGCGCGATCAAGCGCGTCGACCCGGAAGCCAGGGAACTCGCGAAGTACGACATGTCGGCCTTCCGGACGCTGTTCATGGCTGGGGAACGCCTCGATCCGGAGACCCTGAACTGGGCCGCGGACAAGCTGGGCGTCCCGGTGATCGATCACTGGTGGCAGACCGAGACCGGCTGGCCGATCGCGGCGAACCCGCGTGGACTGGAACCGATGCCCGTGAAGCCCGGCTCGGCGACCAAACCGGCTCCCGGGTACGACGTGCGGATCCTGGACCAGGCCGGGAACCCGCTGCCCGCCGGGCAGGAAGGCGCGATCTGCCTCAAGCTGCCGATGCCCCCTGGCACGCTGCCGACGCCGTGGGGCGACGACGAGCGCTACGTCGAGGCGTACCTGTCGCGGTACGACGGCTATTACCTCACCGGCGATTCGGGCTACCTCGACGAGGACGGCTACCTGTTCGTCATGGGCCGCACCGACGACGTGATCAACGTGGCCGGGCACCGCCTGTCGACCGGTTCGATGGAAGCCGTGCTCGCCGCGCATCCCGCCGTCGCCGAGTGCGCGGTGATCGGGGTGCGTGACGAGCTCAAGGGGCAGCTGCCGCACGGGCTGGTCGTGCTCAAGTCCGGAGTGGACGTCGACGAGGACGACCTCAGGGCGGAACTGGTGGCGGCGGTGCGCCGGGACATCGGCCCCGTCGCCGCGTTCCGACATGTGTCTATTGTGGACGCATTGCCGAAGACGCGCTCTGGCAAGATCCTCCGCAAGACGATGCGCGGCCTTGCGGAGGGCCGCGACGAGCCCGTCCCGTCGACGATCGAGGACGCCTCGGTGCTCGACAGCCTGCGCACGATCCTGCGGGACTCGTGA
- a CDS encoding serine/threonine-protein kinase → MNAFAERLLALAHALFNPGFCPGDWVWATVAAGALTGLFPVAGAVLVALMRKFTGNRYETGQVAAIAAIAFVFVLGLPWLAFNGISGIYRAAVEGSSPLSAADLATLNREYCSFIGTQSEYLGGGQNIFETIFYPSGNVLAYGYYLGALVGLPLLALLFMILQARTAMRRGPKWPGRLLWVAFVLFVVFSVGVSSNTGVFLWLGYLPIAMLGIIPIALVGPPSWSVINRPERRPEPRREPSPPVQQQPPPPPPPQPKQYAPTALAPAAQELAAAPGPVPVPPGSTANGSGRYRRIKRLGHGGFGTVWQAVDNQLGRTVALKIAHAPDRDTEERMRREARALAMVDHPNCVRVYDLVEEPDGLALVMEYLEGQSLASAVDTIGPLDDVAAGRLWATTAGALAAAHEKGVLHRDVKPSNVILDPEGVPHLIDFGIARSRGDSTMTATGMMIGTPDFVAPEQAAGAAASPASDAWQLAATVSYALSGYPPRGTRETPMAALMAAARAEPVSRLPQRSAHARLLIASLDNEPRRRPTLHTVVREVEGFLSRSGKSMDGPVTRIVPRQGGTTRAMPPRR, encoded by the coding sequence GTGAACGCGTTCGCGGAACGGCTGCTGGCCCTGGCGCACGCCCTCTTCAACCCGGGTTTCTGCCCGGGGGACTGGGTCTGGGCCACGGTGGCGGCGGGCGCGCTGACCGGCTTGTTCCCGGTGGCCGGTGCGGTCCTGGTCGCGCTGATGCGGAAGTTCACCGGCAACAGGTACGAGACCGGCCAGGTCGCGGCCATCGCCGCCATCGCGTTCGTCTTCGTGCTGGGGCTGCCGTGGCTGGCGTTCAACGGCATCTCCGGGATCTACCGCGCCGCGGTCGAGGGCAGCTCCCCGCTGTCCGCGGCCGATCTGGCGACGTTGAACCGCGAGTACTGCTCCTTCATCGGCACCCAGAGCGAGTACCTGGGCGGCGGCCAGAACATCTTCGAGACGATCTTCTACCCGTCCGGCAACGTGCTCGCCTACGGCTACTACCTGGGTGCTCTGGTCGGGCTGCCGCTGCTTGCGCTGCTGTTCATGATCCTGCAGGCGCGCACGGCGATGCGCCGCGGCCCGAAGTGGCCGGGCCGTCTGCTGTGGGTCGCGTTCGTACTGTTCGTGGTGTTCTCGGTGGGCGTCTCGTCCAACACGGGCGTCTTCCTGTGGCTGGGGTACCTGCCCATCGCGATGCTCGGGATCATCCCGATCGCGCTGGTCGGGCCGCCCTCGTGGTCGGTCATCAACCGCCCGGAACGCCGGCCGGAGCCGCGGCGGGAGCCTTCGCCGCCGGTGCAGCAACAGCCGCCGCCCCCGCCCCCTCCGCAGCCGAAGCAGTACGCGCCGACGGCTCTGGCGCCGGCGGCCCAGGAGCTGGCGGCGGCGCCCGGCCCGGTTCCCGTGCCGCCCGGGTCGACGGCCAACGGCAGCGGCCGGTACCGACGGATCAAGCGCCTCGGTCACGGTGGGTTCGGCACGGTCTGGCAGGCCGTGGACAACCAGCTGGGCCGCACCGTCGCGTTGAAGATCGCGCACGCGCCGGACCGGGACACCGAGGAACGCATGCGCCGCGAGGCCCGCGCTCTGGCGATGGTGGACCACCCGAACTGTGTGCGGGTCTACGACCTGGTCGAGGAGCCGGACGGGCTCGCCCTGGTCATGGAGTACCTGGAGGGCCAGTCGCTGGCTTCGGCGGTGGACACGATCGGCCCGCTCGACGACGTCGCCGCGGGCCGCCTGTGGGCCACGACCGCGGGTGCGCTGGCCGCGGCGCACGAGAAGGGTGTGCTGCACCGGGACGTCAAGCCGTCGAACGTGATCCTGGACCCGGAGGGTGTGCCGCACCTGATCGACTTCGGCATCGCACGCAGCCGCGGCGACTCCACGATGACCGCGACCGGGATGATGATCGGCACTCCCGATTTCGTCGCCCCGGAACAAGCGGCCGGCGCGGCGGCTTCCCCGGCCTCCGACGCCTGGCAGCTGGCCGCGACGGTGAGCTACGCGCTGTCCGGCTACCCGCCGCGTGGTACCCGTGAGACACCGATGGCCGCGTTGATGGCGGCGGCCCGCGCGGAGCCCGTGTCGAGGCTGCCGCAGCGTTCCGCGCACGCCCGCCTGCTGATTGCCTCGCTCGACAACGAACCCCGCCGCCGTCCGACGCTGCACACGGTGGTGCGCGAGGTGGAAGGCTTCCTGTCGCGCTCGGGCAAGTCAATGGACGGCCCGGTGACGCGAATCGTGCCCCGCCAGGGTGGCACCACCCGCGCAATGCCCCCACGCCGCTGA
- a CDS encoding PH domain-containing protein: MNAVVDLRPPANLVSRKAVPFWTARAAIGWVVVLAGEGVWLALTGWFPLVVVLVVTAVLAIAHLAVMPRWRFRVHRWETTAQVVYTQSGWINQERRIAPVSRIQTVDTERGPLERLFGLANLTVTTASARGPVQIHGLDYDLAQRLTQELATNTQDTPGDAT; this comes from the coding sequence GTGAACGCCGTTGTCGATCTGCGCCCGCCCGCGAACCTCGTCAGTCGCAAGGCCGTGCCGTTCTGGACCGCGCGGGCGGCGATCGGCTGGGTCGTCGTCCTCGCCGGTGAAGGCGTGTGGCTCGCGCTGACCGGCTGGTTCCCGCTCGTCGTCGTCCTGGTCGTCACCGCGGTGCTGGCGATCGCGCACCTGGCGGTCATGCCACGGTGGCGGTTCCGCGTGCACCGGTGGGAGACCACGGCCCAGGTCGTCTACACACAGTCCGGATGGATCAACCAGGAGCGCCGGATCGCGCCGGTGTCCCGGATCCAGACGGTCGACACCGAGCGCGGTCCGCTGGAGCGGCTGTTCGGGCTGGCGAATCTGACGGTCACGACGGCGTCGGCGCGTGGTCCGGTGCAGATCCACGGCCTGGACTACGACCTCGCCCAGCGCCTGACCCAGGAACTGGCGACCAACACGCAGGACACGCCAGGGGACGCGACGTGA